From a region of the Anaerolineae bacterium genome:
- a CDS encoding ABC transporter substrate-binding protein, which translates to MSASKLNRRTFLSIGALAASSAALAACGGGQPAPTATPAAPAEPTATTPPQATPAPAEPTATPVPAEPVSRYREAPMLAEKVAAGELPPVDERLPVEPLVQQVVEEIGEYGGTWHRAAVSASDTALFFRLYPDGLVYFDIEGNLVPAIAKSWDVSEDGTEFTLYLRQGMKWSDGHPYTADAVMWWYDHVFNNQEITPTKPAWMRPGVGGEYGTVEKVDDYTLRFKFSSPYGTFLEWLGTQIFYGVPGHYLEQFHIDFTDRAEVEAKAKERNFEQWFQLFNDRNNPYNNPERPIVGAWQFITEPDETTLIAERNPYYWRVDPEGNQLPYIDRIQFEIVTNPEVLNFMAIAGELDCQERHINLLNYPLFVEGQEQGDYRILEWPGDGGADAGLMFNQNAGQQEGATEHQVAIGDLLRTLEFRQALSIALDRDEIWNSAFLGFGEPRQMAPMQWSKYYEEGMETPFTEFDADRANQMLDELGLDQRDGDGYRLGPDGQPIDFLISAVELFGPWVDTAQLANNHWNEVGIKCTVNVEERTLYYTRMQAGEHQVAVWNTGGNGKVLIYPWWTMPYGSSSRIGPLSGIWYQTGGAQGVEPQGDLRRVLEVFDEATVTIDQAAQDELAKEIFRINVANLWTIGTIGGTPLEQGLVIAKNYFRNVPESTPERHVHNEDSVHTPANCVPAQYFMRQA; encoded by the coding sequence ATGTCCGCGAGCAAGCTCAATCGGCGTACGTTCCTCTCCATCGGTGCATTGGCAGCCTCGTCGGCCGCGCTGGCTGCCTGCGGCGGCGGCCAGCCCGCTCCCACGGCAACACCGGCGGCACCGGCCGAACCCACCGCCACCACCCCGCCGCAGGCCACCCCCGCCCCGGCCGAGCCGACCGCCACACCGGTACCGGCTGAGCCCGTCTCCCGTTACCGCGAAGCCCCCATGCTGGCCGAGAAGGTGGCAGCCGGTGAACTTCCCCCTGTGGATGAGCGGCTGCCCGTGGAGCCCTTGGTCCAGCAGGTAGTGGAGGAGATCGGTGAGTACGGAGGCACCTGGCACCGAGCGGCCGTGAGTGCGTCCGACACGGCGCTGTTCTTCCGTCTCTATCCTGATGGACTGGTGTACTTCGACATCGAGGGCAACCTGGTTCCCGCCATCGCCAAGAGCTGGGACGTGAGCGAGGACGGAACTGAGTTCACCCTCTACCTGCGCCAAGGAATGAAGTGGTCTGACGGACACCCCTACACTGCCGATGCAGTCATGTGGTGGTACGACCACGTTTTCAACAACCAGGAGATCACGCCCACCAAGCCAGCCTGGATGCGGCCGGGTGTGGGAGGCGAGTACGGCACCGTGGAGAAGGTGGACGACTATACCCTGAGGTTCAAGTTCTCCTCTCCCTACGGCACCTTCCTGGAGTGGCTGGGCACTCAGATCTTCTACGGCGTCCCTGGGCACTACCTGGAGCAGTTCCACATCGACTTCACCGATAGGGCCGAGGTGGAGGCTAAGGCCAAGGAGAGGAACTTCGAGCAGTGGTTCCAGCTCTTCAACGACCGCAACAACCCCTACAACAACCCCGAGCGGCCGATCGTGGGCGCCTGGCAGTTCATCACTGAGCCCGACGAGACCACCCTCATCGCCGAGCGCAACCCGTACTACTGGCGCGTAGACCCGGAGGGTAACCAGCTCCCCTACATTGACCGCATTCAGTTCGAGATCGTCACCAACCCTGAGGTACTGAACTTCATGGCCATCGCGGGCGAACTGGACTGCCAGGAACGCCACATCAACCTACTCAACTACCCGCTCTTCGTGGAAGGTCAGGAGCAGGGCGACTACCGCATTTTGGAGTGGCCCGGTGACGGTGGAGCGGATGCTGGGTTGATGTTCAACCAGAACGCCGGCCAGCAGGAAGGGGCAACCGAGCATCAGGTGGCTATCGGTGACCTGCTGCGCACGCTCGAGTTCCGGCAGGCCCTCTCCATCGCCCTAGATCGGGACGAGATCTGGAACTCGGCCTTCCTGGGCTTCGGCGAGCCCCGCCAGATGGCTCCCATGCAATGGAGCAAGTACTACGAAGAGGGGATGGAAACCCCCTTTACCGAGTTCGATGCCGATCGGGCCAACCAGATGCTGGACGAGCTAGGACTAGACCAGCGCGATGGCGACGGGTACCGTCTGGGTCCCGATGGCCAACCCATTGACTTCCTCATCTCGGCAGTGGAGCTCTTTGGCCCTTGGGTGGACACCGCCCAGCTGGCCAACAACCACTGGAACGAGGTGGGCATCAAGTGCACGGTCAACGTGGAGGAGCGCACCCTCTACTACACCCGCATGCAGGCTGGTGAGCACCAGGTGGCGGTGTGGAACACCGGCGGCAACGGCAAAGTCCTCATCTATCCATGGTGGACCATGCCGTACGGCAGCTCCAGCCGCATCGGCCCTCTGTCAGGCATCTGGTACCAGACGGGCGGCGCCCAAGGCGTCGAGCCCCAGGGCGACCTCCGCAGGGTGCTGGAGGTGTTCGACGAGGCTACGGTCACCATCGATCAGGCCGCCCAGGACGAGCTGGCCAAAGAGATCTTCCGTATCAATGTGGCCAACCTGTGGACCATCGGCACCATCGGCGGGACGCCGCTCGAGCAAGGGCTGGTCATCGCCAAGAACTACTTCCGCAACGTACCCGAGAGCACGCCCGAGCGCCACGTGCACAACGAAGATTCGGTGCACACCCCGGCCAACTGCGTGCCAGCACAGTACTTCATGCGACAGGCGTAG
- a CDS encoding ABC transporter permease yields MLRFITRRLLMMIPMLLAISLVSYVVMELPPGDYLTTYIMQLQATGQVVQEDQAAALAKQYGLDQPAHIRYIRWVWRMLHGDFGVSLQWQRPVATLIWSRLGLTAAVTLATMLFTWLMAIPIGIYSATRQYSLGDYFATFLGFVGLGIPDFLLALVAIWIGYVYFGANLTGLNSQEFQTAPLSMAKVIDTIKHLWVPIVVLGLSGTAGLIRIMRANLLDELRKPYVVTARAKGLKEGKLLRRYPVRVALNPFVSTIGWSLPGLVSGATIVSVVLNIPMNGPLLLSALQSQDMYLAGAFIMLLSVLTIIGTLLSDILLAWLDPRIRYES; encoded by the coding sequence ATGCTTCGGTTCATCACCCGTCGTCTCTTGATGATGATCCCCATGCTGCTTGCCATCTCGCTGGTCTCCTATGTAGTGATGGAGTTGCCCCCCGGCGACTATCTGACCACGTACATCATGCAGCTGCAGGCCACCGGCCAGGTAGTGCAGGAAGACCAGGCCGCCGCTCTGGCGAAGCAGTATGGGCTGGATCAACCGGCCCACATCCGCTACATCCGCTGGGTCTGGCGCATGCTGCACGGCGACTTCGGAGTGTCCCTGCAGTGGCAGCGCCCCGTCGCCACCCTCATCTGGTCCCGGCTGGGGCTGACCGCGGCGGTCACCCTGGCTACCATGCTGTTCACCTGGCTCATGGCCATCCCCATAGGGATCTACTCCGCCACGCGCCAGTACTCGCTGGGGGACTACTTTGCCACTTTTCTCGGCTTCGTCGGCCTGGGCATCCCGGATTTCCTCTTGGCCCTGGTCGCCATCTGGATCGGTTACGTCTACTTCGGCGCCAACCTCACCGGCCTCAACTCCCAGGAGTTCCAGACTGCCCCCTTGTCCATGGCCAAGGTCATTGACACCATCAAGCACCTGTGGGTCCCCATCGTGGTGCTGGGCCTCAGCGGCACCGCCGGCCTTATTCGTATCATGCGGGCCAACCTGCTGGACGAGTTGCGCAAGCCCTACGTGGTGACAGCTCGAGCCAAGGGCCTGAAAGAGGGGAAACTCCTCCGCCGCTATCCGGTGCGGGTGGCGCTCAACCCCTTCGTCAGCACCATCGGCTGGTCGCTGCCCGGCCTGGTCTCGGGCGCTACCATCGTCTCGGTGGTGCTTAACATCCCCATGAACGGACCTCTCCTGCTGAGCGCGCTGCAGTCCCAGGACATGTATCTGGCCGGTGCTTTCATCATGCTTCTGAGTGTGCTGACCATCATCGGCACCCTGCTGTCGGATATCCTCCTGGCCTGGCTCGACCCGCGCATCCGCTACGAGAGCTAG
- a CDS encoding ABC transporter permease, with protein sequence MADVERTQTNEEIGAAEVAESEERIFVASQWQLMWWRFRKHRLALVSVVVIAIIYTVGLFCEFLATYSPESRDQRYAYAPPQRLRFVDEDGFQLRPFVYALTGERDPTTRRLVFVEDPETKLPVKFFAEGEPYRLWGLFPSNIHLMGVEGEGATLYLLGTDRLGRDQFSRLVYGTRLSTSIGLIGVALSFILGIMIGGFSGYYGGAVDNIVQRSIEFLRAIPTIPLWMGLSAALPPHWSPVRIYFGITVILSLIGWTGLARVVRGRFLSLRQEDFVMAAALAGASEVRIIVRHMVPSFLSHIIASLTLSIPSMILSETALSFLGLGLRPPAISWGVLLQEAQNLRSVALAPWLLMPGLAVVVTVLAFNFMGDGLRDAADPYAR encoded by the coding sequence ATGGCTGACGTGGAGAGAACACAGACCAACGAGGAAATCGGGGCAGCTGAGGTAGCAGAGTCGGAGGAGCGCATCTTCGTAGCCTCTCAGTGGCAGCTCATGTGGTGGCGTTTCCGCAAGCACAGGCTGGCGCTGGTCAGCGTGGTCGTGATCGCCATCATCTACACCGTCGGGCTGTTCTGTGAGTTCCTGGCTACCTATAGCCCTGAATCCCGCGACCAGCGGTATGCCTATGCGCCACCTCAAAGACTGCGCTTTGTGGACGAGGACGGCTTCCAGCTCCGGCCGTTCGTCTACGCCCTCACCGGGGAGCGCGACCCTACCACTCGGCGGCTGGTATTCGTCGAGGACCCGGAGACCAAGCTGCCGGTGAAGTTTTTCGCCGAGGGCGAGCCCTACAGGCTGTGGGGCCTATTCCCTAGCAACATCCACCTTATGGGCGTGGAAGGGGAGGGCGCCACCCTCTACCTGCTCGGCACCGATCGCCTGGGGCGGGACCAGTTCTCCCGTCTGGTGTACGGCACCCGCCTCTCGACCTCTATCGGCCTCATCGGGGTGGCCCTCAGCTTCATCCTGGGCATCATGATCGGCGGGTTCTCAGGCTACTACGGGGGCGCGGTGGACAACATTGTCCAGCGCTCGATCGAGTTCCTGCGCGCCATCCCTACCATTCCCCTGTGGATGGGCCTGAGCGCCGCCTTGCCCCCCCACTGGTCGCCGGTGCGCATATACTTCGGCATCACCGTCATTCTCTCGCTCATCGGCTGGACGGGCCTGGCCAGAGTCGTACGCGGCCGCTTCCTTTCGCTCCGTCAGGAGGATTTCGTGATGGCGGCCGCCTTGGCGGGTGCAAGCGAGGTGCGCATCATCGTGCGCCACATGGTGCCCTCGTTCCTCAGCCACATCATCGCCTCCCTCACCCTGTCCATCCCCAGCATGATCCTGTCGGAGACGGCACTGTCGTTCCTGGGGCTGGGGCTACGTCCTCCCGCCATTAGTTGGGGAGTGCTTCTGCAAGAGGCGCAGAACCTGCGCTCGGTGGCGCTGGCGCCCTGGCTGCTGATGCCCGGGCTGGCAGTGGTGGTGACCGTGTTGGCCTTCAACTTCATGGGAGACGGCCTGCGCGACGCCGCCGACCCGTACGCCCGGTAG
- a CDS encoding alginate lyase family protein, with protein MPDVDALLSYLNLSRPELAPVRSRVEAGDPEGALTALVDHFRTRTAPPYLFDRGDIARFEDAEVVAEADAVCAHRIFGYFVGEEVDWHTNQTQDSSRDPEWLWSLARHNFWVPLARAYALTGDEKYAREFAAQLKGFVDAWPVEPHLEYLDPVMSFPGNAWRSIEAGIRIYTSWLPCLVYFRGSPSLDDEAWLYLLSSLHDHGEFLMTHYSNHKRCSNWLTMEATALFQLGVMFPEFRRSREWRMMGYRRITHEVRYQFDHHGVHMERTPIYHLVAAGSFLQAYRLAQLNGMVMPPYALPVLEGAAEYLMRLVKPDFSLPMVGDADRNSLLDRKADQSLYEGMNLTTDPQDLNEIRAFVRVMADLTGREDFRYFATGRRQGAPPRQTCYSMPDPGFYVFRSGWEPDDSYFMVTGTNLERGENRAHSHFDAAHLELQIRGEDVLVDCGRYIYGNSAWIEWRTYFTSTRAHNTVLVDGHEMGVVPDTSPQVRGVRTWCHRFQTGPDLDLVEVSHNGYAYMDEPVFHRRRVLHLKPGLWLVDDVLTGTGEHRYELFFNFPPGTLDGAGSPGAFLYSGKRVRARLIPLLTEGLRVATLEGSLDPIGGWVSYGYGAKVPAPQVIYSREGPVPARFLTAIVDEGSESWAHVVGLSGGEVEVELKSGQRTRRVRLGLQAVAFD; from the coding sequence ATGCCGGACGTAGATGCCCTTCTCTCGTATCTCAACCTGTCCCGCCCCGAACTCGCCCCAGTCCGCTCCCGAGTGGAAGCGGGCGATCCCGAGGGCGCCCTGACCGCCCTGGTGGACCACTTCCGCACCCGGACCGCTCCCCCGTACCTGTTCGACCGGGGCGACATCGCTCGCTTCGAGGACGCCGAAGTCGTGGCCGAGGCGGACGCAGTGTGCGCCCATCGCATCTTCGGCTACTTCGTGGGCGAGGAGGTGGACTGGCACACCAACCAGACCCAGGATTCCTCCCGTGATCCGGAGTGGCTCTGGTCCTTGGCGCGACACAACTTCTGGGTGCCCCTGGCCCGCGCCTACGCCCTGACCGGGGATGAGAAGTATGCCCGCGAGTTCGCGGCCCAGCTCAAGGGATTCGTGGACGCCTGGCCGGTGGAGCCCCACCTGGAGTACCTGGACCCGGTCATGAGCTTCCCGGGCAATGCCTGGCGATCCATCGAGGCCGGCATCCGCATCTATACCTCGTGGCTGCCTTGCCTGGTCTACTTCCGGGGTTCGCCCTCTCTGGACGACGAGGCGTGGCTCTACCTGCTGAGCTCGCTTCACGACCACGGCGAGTTCCTCATGACTCACTACAGCAACCACAAGCGCTGCTCCAACTGGCTCACCATGGAGGCCACCGCCCTCTTCCAGCTGGGCGTCATGTTCCCCGAGTTCAGGCGCTCGCGCGAGTGGAGGATGATGGGCTACCGCCGCATCACCCACGAGGTGCGCTACCAGTTCGACCATCACGGCGTGCACATGGAGCGGACTCCCATCTATCACCTGGTAGCGGCTGGCTCCTTCCTGCAGGCTTACCGCCTGGCGCAGCTCAACGGCATGGTCATGCCCCCTTACGCCCTGCCCGTGCTCGAGGGAGCCGCCGAGTACCTGATGCGGCTGGTCAAGCCCGACTTCTCTCTACCCATGGTGGGGGACGCGGACCGGAACTCGCTTCTCGACCGCAAGGCCGATCAGTCCCTCTACGAGGGCATGAACCTCACTACCGACCCCCAGGACCTGAACGAGATCCGGGCCTTCGTCCGGGTCATGGCTGACCTGACCGGGCGGGAGGACTTCCGCTACTTCGCCACCGGCAGGCGACAGGGCGCACCACCGCGGCAGACGTGTTACTCTATGCCTGACCCCGGCTTCTACGTCTTTCGCTCCGGCTGGGAGCCGGACGACTCTTACTTCATGGTTACCGGCACCAACCTGGAGCGAGGCGAGAATCGAGCCCACTCCCACTTTGATGCCGCCCACCTGGAGCTACAGATCCGGGGGGAGGACGTGCTGGTAGACTGCGGGCGCTACATCTACGGCAACTCCGCCTGGATCGAGTGGCGCACCTACTTCACCTCCACCCGCGCCCACAACACCGTCCTGGTAGATGGGCACGAGATGGGGGTGGTGCCGGACACGTCCCCCCAAGTGCGGGGGGTGCGCACCTGGTGCCACCGCTTCCAGACCGGGCCCGACCTGGACCTAGTCGAGGTGTCCCACAATGGCTACGCCTACATGGACGAGCCGGTGTTCCACCGGCGCCGCGTCCTGCACCTAAAGCCAGGCCTGTGGCTGGTGGATGACGTGCTCACCGGCACGGGAGAGCACCGGTATGAGCTGTTCTTCAACTTTCCTCCCGGAACGCTGGACGGGGCCGGCTCCCCGGGCGCCTTTCTCTACTCGGGCAAGAGGGTGCGGGCGCGCCTGATCCCCCTGCTTACTGAGGGCTTGAGGGTCGCCACACTCGAGGGAAGCCTGGACCCCATCGGCGGCTGGGTGTCCTACGGCTACGGGGCCAAGGTGCCCGCTCCCCAGGTGATCTACTCCCGCGAGGGCCCGGTGCCCGCTCGCTTCCTCACCGCCATCGTGGACGAGGGTTCGGAGTCCTGGGCCCACGTGGTAGGCCTGTCGGGCGGCGAGGTAGAGGTCGAGCTGAAGAGCGGGCAGCGAACGAGGAGAGTGCGGCTCGGCCTGCAGGCCGTCGCCTTCGACTGA
- a CDS encoding 4Fe-4S binding protein, giving the protein MADLSVPRLGLANPFIIAASPATQGVYAVLKSAAVRPGAVVMRNYRHAAGGGTLLSPSAADMRAGRHATQSHALGTQMRDAFNSHQEYYEGVAQARRQMPAEVKLWVSVGHFADTITPGVDWKKDWTEQAVELERAGADALEVHFNTPGVAVAGDRVHDFYRLIYNTTRMVKGVTHLPVMVKLPLESTDPLRAMEAAWHAGADAVGPTARWKAFVFELDWRRSLAQPGGGYGGTQALPIICYAVAEARLQGIDIPMYAGGGVFSWEAAAKLIMAGSDAVQLGSLACCLGPGAVQNLMQGFSLWMDQAGHPDVASLRGEALSLLTMPAEVAEERRRRLGAAYRQAGVREQLCDGCGYCADACWYDAIHVKDGKAAKTAKCIGCGYCFQVCPTGALYLPEAGDIVASVFHSQGS; this is encoded by the coding sequence ATGGCCGACTTGTCCGTCCCGAGGCTGGGCTTGGCGAATCCCTTCATCATCGCCGCCAGTCCTGCCACCCAGGGCGTATACGCCGTCCTCAAGAGCGCTGCTGTCCGACCCGGCGCGGTGGTGATGCGCAACTACCGCCACGCGGCGGGGGGAGGCACGCTGCTAAGCCCCTCCGCCGCGGACATGCGGGCCGGGCGGCACGCCACCCAGAGCCACGCTCTGGGTACGCAGATGCGAGATGCCTTCAACTCCCACCAGGAGTACTACGAGGGTGTGGCTCAGGCTCGGCGGCAGATGCCGGCCGAGGTCAAGTTGTGGGTCTCAGTGGGTCACTTCGCCGACACGATCACCCCTGGAGTGGACTGGAAGAAAGACTGGACGGAACAGGCGGTGGAGCTGGAGCGTGCTGGGGCGGATGCCCTGGAGGTACACTTCAACACCCCGGGCGTGGCCGTGGCCGGGGACCGCGTCCATGACTTCTACCGCCTGATCTACAACACCACCCGTATGGTCAAGGGCGTCACCCACCTGCCGGTCATGGTGAAGCTGCCCCTAGAGTCCACCGATCCCCTGCGGGCTATGGAGGCAGCCTGGCACGCCGGGGCGGATGCGGTGGGGCCCACGGCCCGTTGGAAGGCCTTCGTCTTCGAGCTGGACTGGCGTCGCTCGCTGGCCCAGCCGGGCGGAGGGTACGGGGGCACTCAGGCCCTACCCATCATCTGCTACGCTGTGGCCGAGGCCCGCCTGCAGGGCATAGACATCCCCATGTACGCCGGGGGTGGAGTCTTCAGCTGGGAGGCAGCGGCGAAGCTGATCATGGCCGGCAGCGATGCGGTGCAGCTGGGCAGCCTGGCTTGCTGCCTGGGACCGGGGGCGGTACAGAACCTGATGCAAGGCTTCAGCCTGTGGATGGACCAGGCCGGGCATCCAGACGTCGCCTCCCTACGAGGAGAGGCGCTGAGCTTGCTGACCATGCCGGCAGAGGTGGCAGAGGAGCGACGGAGACGGTTGGGCGCGGCCTACCGCCAGGCCGGTGTGCGAGAGCAGCTCTGCGATGGTTGCGGCTACTGCGCCGATGCCTGCTGGTACGACGCCATCCACGTGAAAGACGGCAAGGCGGCCAAGACTGCCAAGTGCATCGGCTGCGGCTACTGCTTTCAGGTCTGTCCCACCGGAGCCCTGTATCTACCGGAAGCAGGGGACATCGTGGCCTCGGTGTTCCACTCTCAAGGCTCGTAG
- a CDS encoding DegT/DnrJ/EryC1/StrS family aminotransferase, which translates to MPGPGMELIGEEEKREALEVLESGHLYRYGREDDPRFQRKVWQLEREVAEIVGVPYAVAVNSGTSALLTALAALGVGPGDEVIVPGYTFVASMSAVVYSRAVPILAEVDRTLNLDPADVERRITPRTKAILAVHMLGNPARLDELRAVADRHGVLLLEDCAQAFGASYRGRMVGSIGEAGIYSFNVYKTITAGDGGMVVTANQDIYRRAFAFHDQGHSPGRVGVEIGHRPLIGLDFRMTELTGAVLRAQLRRLPAIRNHLRANKARFKAQLQDISGLEFREITDPEGELATILTLLLPDERTARAVASELGTKVVAESGWHVYTNMEQILEQRTVTPEGCPFNCPIYRERGGGVTYRKGMLPQTDDLLARAINVSIGVVDAGLGSAFGVKMGDGPEEVDRKAEVLRRALTRHMA; encoded by the coding sequence ATGCCCGGACCCGGAATGGAACTGATCGGCGAAGAGGAGAAGCGGGAGGCCCTGGAGGTGCTCGAGTCGGGCCACCTGTACCGCTATGGACGCGAGGACGATCCTCGGTTTCAGCGCAAGGTCTGGCAGCTGGAACGCGAAGTAGCCGAGATAGTAGGCGTTCCCTACGCTGTGGCAGTGAACTCCGGCACCAGCGCCCTCCTAACCGCCCTGGCCGCTCTCGGCGTCGGACCGGGCGACGAGGTCATCGTACCCGGCTATACCTTCGTGGCCAGCATGTCCGCGGTGGTCTACTCCCGCGCCGTGCCCATCCTGGCCGAGGTGGATCGGACCCTCAACCTAGATCCGGCCGATGTCGAGCGCAGGATCACCCCTCGCACCAAGGCCATCCTGGCGGTGCACATGCTGGGCAACCCTGCCCGGCTAGACGAGCTGCGGGCCGTGGCCGACCGCCACGGCGTGCTCCTGTTGGAGGATTGCGCCCAGGCCTTCGGCGCCTCCTACCGGGGCCGCATGGTAGGTTCCATCGGCGAGGCCGGCATCTACAGCTTCAATGTGTACAAGACCATCACCGCGGGCGATGGCGGCATGGTGGTTACTGCCAACCAGGACATCTACCGGCGTGCCTTCGCCTTCCACGACCAGGGACACAGCCCGGGGCGCGTGGGCGTAGAGATCGGGCACCGGCCTCTGATCGGGTTGGACTTCCGCATGACCGAGCTGACTGGCGCCGTGCTTCGGGCCCAGTTGCGCCGTCTGCCCGCGATCAGGAATCATCTGCGGGCCAACAAGGCTCGCTTCAAGGCCCAGCTTCAGGACATCTCCGGGCTCGAGTTTCGCGAGATTACCGACCCAGAGGGCGAGCTGGCCACCATTCTGACTCTGCTACTGCCCGATGAGCGGACCGCTCGGGCGGTGGCGTCGGAGTTGGGCACTAAGGTGGTGGCCGAGTCGGGCTGGCACGTCTACACCAACATGGAGCAGATCCTGGAGCAACGCACTGTCACCCCGGAAGGCTGTCCCTTCAACTGCCCCATCTATCGGGAGCGGGGCGGAGGAGTGACCTACCGCAAGGGCATGCTGCCGCAGACCGACGACCTGCTCGCTCGGGCCATCAACGTGAGCATCGGCGTGGTGGACGCTGGGCTCGGCTCGGCTTTCGGGGTCAAGATGGGCGACGGTCCGGAGGAAGTGGACCGCAAGGCCGAGGTTCTGCGCCGGGCACTGACCAGGCACATGGCGTAG